One Pecten maximus chromosome 16, xPecMax1.1, whole genome shotgun sequence DNA window includes the following coding sequences:
- the LOC117314595 gene encoding uncharacterized protein LOC117314595, protein MECVNGVQGIKELIQEGTPVDVLEGDGDNTLMSRLRTDLHINVKKRYDKNHINQGNKEELKENLQALIPHQFGDHKLCKARFCGYKRNPSEKYQHRSLPYKSHLKDPQLRQDLGKLFETVISNAEQYADLGSSQQCEHANRQVTLRAPKSLHYGDSESLDYRVHATAAFINEGRNYISQANEKAGLSPGHHTVKYAERTLKQRRKSQARTQLPSTKRRRLILKQERAITQGAQDTLEGDSYESGIGLNTDPDIETLPDAVAPGNFSPIVLPSPDSATMVTFDLETTDLIRGRRMPHITQIAAVELSSGNTFNSYVSPKSPQTNAAKEITRIIAHGDGSMSVDGKVVKPDSIHTAASRFLHWMGKFHDVFLIAHNGRRFDFPVLLTTLKNIHKERELCDIVTGCLDSIHLFKKAYPGQDSYKQEDLFRSVLQGTYEAHNAIADVQALGKLVSSTNLSRSDLLSFSFSPHSVLCQLDYNTEKAKNYSSLASLVDRKILSKCMAEKIAGSGLTLYHLQAIMRRDGEDGLRNTFLLKNNEGQNRVKCTKKALDKTITNLVNARLEA, encoded by the exons ATGGAGTGTGTAAACGGAGTTCAAGGTATTAAGGAACTTATTCAAGAAGGAACCCCGGTTGATGTACTTGAAGGTGATGGAGACAATACATTAATGTCTCGTCTTCGTACTGACTTACATATTAATGTTAAGAAGCGTTATGACAAAAATCACATA AATCAAGGCAACAAAGAGGAGTTGAAAGAAAACCTTCAGGCATTAATTCCACACCAGTTTGGAGACCATAAATTGTGCAAGGCACGTTTTTGTGGATACAAGAGGAACcccagtgaaaaatatcaacaccGCAGTCTGCCTTATAAAAGTCATTTGAAAGATCCTCAGTTACGACAAGATTTAGGGAAACTTTTTGAGACAGTTATTTCAAATGCTGAGCAGTATGCAGATTTAGGTTCCTCACAGCAGTGTGAACATGCTAATAGGCAGGTTACTCTCCGGGCTCCCAAATCATTACATTATGGAGATTCCGAGTCGCTCGACTATCGAGTCCATGCCACTGCAGCATTTATTAATGAAGGACGCAACTACATTTCTCAG GCCAATGAAAAAGCTGGTTTATCTCCGGGACACCACACTGTGAAATATGCTGAAAGGACTCTGAAGCAGAGAAGGAAGTCGCAGGCCAGAACACAACTTCCTTCCACAAAACGTCGACGACTGATTTTGAAGCAAGAGAGGGCCATTACTCAAGGTGCACAGGACACACTTGAGGGAGATTCTTATGAGTCGG GTATTGGGCTCAATACAGACCCAGATATTGAAACATTGCCAGACGCAGTAGCACCTGGGAATTTTTCACCAATAGTACTACCATCCCCTGACAGTGCAACAATGGTTACCTTTGATTTGGAGACAACAGATCTTA TTCGAGGAAGACGGATGCCACATATAACACAGATTGCAGCTGTGGAGCTTAGCAGTGGTAACACCTTCAATAGTTATGTTTCTCCAAAATCACCCCAAACAAACGCTGCAAAAGAAATCACCAGAATCATAGCACACGGGGATGGCAGCATGTCTGTTGACGGCAAGGTGGTGAAGCCTGATAGTATACATACAGCTGCATCAAGATTCCTACACTGGATGGGGAAGTTCCATGATGTTTTTCTTATTGCGCATAACGGTCGGCGATTCGACTTTCCTGTGCTGTTGACTACATTGAAAAACATACATAAAGAACGAGAATTATGTGATATCGTCACAGGCTGTCTAGACAGTATCCATCTTTTCAAAAAAGCATATCCAGGACAGGATTCATACAAACAGGAAGACCTTTTCCGTTCTGTGTTGCAGGGAACCTATGAAGCACACAATGCTATTGCGGATGTGCAGGCCTTAGGAAAACTTGTTAGTAGCACAAACCTTTCCAGAAGTGATTTACTATCTTTCAGCTTTTCACCCCATTCAGTGCTGTGCCAACTTGATTATAACACTGAAAAGGCTAAAAACTACAGCTCCTTGGCATCACTGGTTGATAGGAAAATCCTATCAAAGTGTATGGCGGAAAAAATTGCGGGATCAGGGCTGACACTTTACCATCTTCAGGCAATAATGAGACGTGATGGCGAAGATGGACTAAGGAACACTTttctattaaaaaataatgaaggACAGAACAGGGTGAAATGTACAAAGAAAGCTCTTGACAAAACAATCACTAATCTGGTGAATGCACGTCTTGAGGCTTGA